The Daphnia magna isolate NIES linkage group LG3, ASM2063170v1.1, whole genome shotgun sequence genomic interval CTATCCATGTTTAGATACTTAAAATGGAATATGTTACGACACAAGTAATAACAATGTTATCGAGTAGCAGCGGACAATCAGATGATTGAGAATTGGCTCAAGGGATTTAGTCGTCGGATTCCCAGTTTCTTGCTTTTTGTATGTTTCGGCGTTGTCATATTTCCTAATCCAATTATTGCTGTGTGGCAACTATGCGAGGCAGCGAGGGTGAAGAACTGAAGAATGCTGTCTGCTTTTGAAAGTAATAATAAATATAAGCAGTGTATTATATTATtgcatttcaatttcaaaagaaatctACCGATCTCATGCAGCGTTATCTCATAAAGTTCTCGTATTCTGGAATACGATTTCGGTTTATTCTATTGTTCTTTGTATTATTTTACTAACTTCAATAATTTCATAATACTTTTAAGGGGGTTACAGAGGCAACCTGGAGAAATATTCAATGGAGAATTTCCCTGCCGAGCTTCAATTCAGACAATCTTTGAGAAGGCGTTATTAAGGCTTCGTCAGTACGAGAAAGCCCTTGAAACTAATATCCAGTTTTCGAGCCGGTATaagatatttttattctaataaagataaaaagCCATAACTGCTGTTACTTTCATGCATGTACAGAACAGATCAAGGAGTGCATTCATTTTGTAATATTGCTCATTTTGATCTATCACTTCAGAAAGATGGTAGTGCCCTCTCACCACATAAACTTATGAAGATTCTAAACACATACTGTGAAAAATCTGATATCAGTCTTTCAGTGAATAATGTGGAAGCTGTCCCTCCAACATTCCATGCAAGATACTCAAGTTTTTATAGGCACTATCTTTACAGAATAGCTGTGACCGACAAAGATGTGAAAGCATATCCAATTGTTGAGTGGAAAAAGTGCTATTTCATCCCAAAACCTTTTTGCTTGGACAATGCTGTTAAAGCCTGTGAATTATTTGAAGGAACAAAAGATTTTGCATCATTCTGCCATCATTTCAAACAGAAACCCTCAGGATACCCAACCATTCGTACTATAGATCATTTTTACATCAAACCTGGAAGGCCGCtctttgatcctgtttacgatCCCTTGTATTCTAACATTGAGTTCTACGATTTTCATGTCAAGGCTAGGTCCTTTATGTACAAACAAGTGCGGCGGATGGTGTCGGTTGTTGTAGCGCTAGCTCAAGGTCGTATGGATTTGGATCAAGTGTGCCAACTATTTGAGAAGCCAGGAGAGTGGAATCCGAGAGCAATGACTGCTCCGCCTTACGGACTTTACCTTCTCAACGTTGACTATAAGATTCCCCAGGATGAGCAACCTCAGAGACTTGTTGAAAATCAAGGGGAAGAATTTGCGCAGAGTGACAACTAGGGTAACATTGCCAAACGGGCGAGTGTTCCAAGAAGGAGACGGGATGACGATCGAAAGTGAAAAGACTCATGGATTTGTTGTCGATAACACACCTGACTTGCAACTTGGACAGGTGGAAAACGGCATTTATATCGCTTCTCAAGACGTTGCCAATGACCCAGAATTGATTCATAAGCACGCTATCACCCATGTACTGAATGTGGCCGGTTGCCCATCTGAGAAATTACCCGGACTTCACTATCTCGACGTCTACATCTTGGATTTGCCCGAAGAACCTCTATGTCACCATTTTCTCCCGTGTTTTAAATTTATGGATGATGCACTGAAAACTGGATGTGTCCTTGTCCATTGCAATGCTGGTATTTCACGCTCTCCTTCAATTGTAGTTGCCTATTTAATGTGCCGCCGACAAAAGAGTCTAAGTGAGGCTTTACGGCAAGTGAAAGCTGCCAGACCAAAAGCCAATCCTAATGTCGGATTTCTACAACAGTTACAAAAGTACGAAATTAATATAGCCGGAAAAGCGGATCCTAGTTCAGCACCAATTAGTTAACatgaaaaattttgctttGGAAATAAAAGCGTCTGCAGCGTGCTATTATCCTTGTACCGTCGAGAGAtggttatttaaaaaaataataaataaaaaaatagagaagTCAATAACTATCGATCAGTCAAACCATAAGAGCAGtaataaaaattgatttcttATGTTTTGAACCCTTCAAGGAATAGAGGGCATCAGTATCATATTCAGTTATACACAATGACCAGATCATCACACAATTACTTGTCGTAGTGAGGACATTATCCACGTAGCTAAATCCTCATCCtatgaagaagaaggaaacatCGGTCACATATCCTTTATAATGCTATGTAATTGCAAATCACCTGCAATGCCCAGGAGATCATCATAGATTTACGGTCCTCTTTATCGGTAGATTCCATTTTTATGCTAACCGACTCCAAATTCAACACACCTTCTTCAGATGGCTTAACTGGGTAATTCGTATTTTGCCTAAAGAAAGAACGAAAATTGTTGGGGGTTTCTAAGTTGAGCAAAATTAAGCATTCAAGTTTTACGAATTTAAAATAAGCTGTATCTGATCCATTGCTCTGCTAGCCGATCCAGGCAGTCGTAATTGTAGACAGGAAGTGAATCGAATGGCATGTCGATTTAACCCTAATTCACCGAATGCCTTTTCCGGTTCCATAAGCCTTAGAACCTAGAATTTAAATAAGGAAAAAGTCATTAGAAAACTAGGAAGTATGAGGTCCATCAATCTCGCTAACGTTATCTTTCATGACCAGTACACCATGCATCCGACAAGGTCGTTTTGGATCTGGTGCTCCTACGGTATCATAGagtgccatttcttttttcagtaaGGAAAGCGATACATCAACCGGAACGACTGGTTTGCACGGAATGTACGCTGACTCTCCATTGGCTGGCATGTAACAGTCGATACCATACTCTTGCTGAATTTTCTGTTTCAAAAATTCCATTTTAACCCCTTCACCATGAACGAGAAGCACGTTTTGGGGCTCGCAATATTGGATCAATTGCATGATACCTTTGGCGTCAGCGTGTGCACTAAACGACATGTactaagaaaaaagaaatcagctTGTTTTTACATTAGAATAATATAATGAAAACCATAGTCACTCACTTGGACGGACATCTTTACTTCAATAACTTGTCTGTTTTCAGTTTCTACTTTTTTAGCGCCACTTAATACCTTCGCTCCAACCGTTCCAGAAACGCAATATCCAGGCATGATTAACTATACCAACACATTAAGCAATTGAATTATGAGAAAAGATCACTAATTAAGAATTATGCGGACCATGTTATTTTCATTCGGTGCCCATTTTTTGAAGAGTTGTAATGAGAGACCTGCGTGGAGCATTCCAGGCGTAGCAAAGACCACCATCGGCCCAGGAGTATCGGCATAACTTTTATCAAATGGACGGATGTGTTTGAAATCAAACATGTTTCTTTGAACAAAAGTTTTACGAATCTTTTGATTGGTCCAAGTAATGAACATTTTGTAGTAATTATTGGCCTATTAACAAAAACTATTACGGTGTTGGCAAACTAGATATACGTGCAAATTTACCTTTTCGGTAAGTCCCACGGCAAAGTAGATGGGGGCTTTCAAATTCATTCGCTCCCAATAGGTTTCTAACAAAATACATAGTTCTTGGGCCCGACCAAGAGCAAAAACGGGAATGAGAACTTTGCCTCCCCTGTCTACACAATCGTGTACTTTCTTTAAGAAGTCACGTTCTCGACAGCGTTTGGAGTCGCGGATGGTTGTGGCATAAGTAGATTCTGAAATGAGTATGTTCGGTCGGCATTTATCAATCCAAGCGGCACCCAAATGACGATCTGGTGTCATGTTATAATCGCCCTGAGAATCAATATGTTAAAATATCTTGTTATCGCACAAACTTTTTCATAAGCTTACCGTGTATACCACTGATTGATTGCCCACTTTAACATGAAACATGGCTGCACCCAATACATGACCAGCATAGTAAGCtttaatttcaatttctgAATCAACCTGTAGCAAACAATGTACTGAAATCATGAAGAATCATACTGGCACAGCTATTTTACGCTATTTTACTTGGACAGTTTGATGCAAAGTGACAGCAATAACCTTCTTCATACAATCTTTGATGTGTGCAGAAGTAAAAAAGTTTGTTTCACCCTTTCGCTCTACAGCCACTTTTCTCATATCCTCCTATTTCAGTATGAAAAATGTATCACTTTATaactataaaaaataaaatacttcctACCAAAAGTATGGGAGCAATAGCTTTAGTTGGATGAGTCATATAAATTGGTCCACTATATCCAACCATTTCAGTCATAAATGGCAAAGCTCCACAATGATCCAGATGGAAATGTGAGATAATAACACAGTCCAAGGACTCTGTTAAATTTCCATCTGCAATGTACGAGAAATCAGGAAATCGTCTCtaaagaatgaaaattttgtattaataaggtaaaattttattaatgATAAGAATCAAGATAAATTTCGATTTTCACCTCGTCATTATACCCCATGTGCATGCCACAATCCAGCATTATATTCTTTCCCCCCATTTGAAGTAAAATACAGCTTCTGCCCACATCTTGGCCAGCACCCAAAGGAGTAACTTTAATATCTGTCATAGTTGAACTTGAACAATCCAATTCAACCCCTCATGCGATACTATTGTTCTTCTATTCACGTAGTGCTTTTAAAATACTACACGATGATTTACAAACAAACCCTGGCCAAGTGTAATGGAGtgatagaatttttttcagaactagaaaattggaaataaacaaattgCCGGGTAGCTGCGTTGCAATAAAATGTTATTGTTTGCTATACTCGCTTGGCCCCGATTACCTGGACCCCAAAaaaccacaccgacctacCCAAACAAATGGCCGATGGGTAGTTTTCAAGCGGTTCGCTTCGGTCCAAATTACCCGGTGAAACCGATAGACCCGGCGCCATCTTGAAAACATGGCGGATGCGTAGCGCCAAATTaccaaaacataaaaaatacgATGAATTACCCGAATTTTAAgcttaaataaaatttctggTTAAGAGTCGGACAAATTCGGGTAATCGGGTCAGAAAGCAGTTTAATCGGGGTAATAAACCGGGTTATTGGAACCGATTAGCTTCTTTCCCTTGACCCGGTTTTACCCGGAAGTCGACCTAAATGCCCATGGGCAGGAAAAAAGGCCCCccgccccccaaaaaaaagccCGATAGAACCGCACCGAAAACCGAAACGACCTAACCGATCGACGCGGTGCCGAGCCCTACGCATTTAGCACCAAAAATGCAGctgaaaagatgaaaatgaaaggtagtttttaaaaatctacCACGTCTGCCTGataatgcaatttttttaccCTGTTGGTAAAAATACTTATGTatttcgtttccttttgctttcCCTTTCCGTGGCATTTCATTCCCCATCGCTATTATATTTAGATTACAATCAATGCAGCTTAAACCAAAGATTTTAAGAGACAACATGCAATTTTGTATACTATTAAATAGTTTTTAGTTGCATATTTAAATAATGGGTTACATAATTCTAACAGGCAAGTGGGCAAACAAGAACTGTGATGCGTAAAGCCAAGATATCGCAATATGCGTCGTCGCGTACTCGTTCTCTCCGACCGAATCATAGTGCGCCAAAAGGTTGCGTTATTCAATAAACTTGTTTCAAAGGTCTAACCTTATTTACTTAACCGATGGAGTCCTTAAAACTCTCACTCATCAGCTGGTAGTTTTCTCATCATCAACTAGCCTAATCCATAAATGATATCGCTTTATCGCTATGTTAAGCAAGTAATCAACAGCTGTTGCCATTCTCATGGACACCGCACCGCACCTTATGCAAGTGTATtcgtcaataaaaaaacaaaacaaaaaaaacagaaaagggAAGTGTCGCATATAAAGGTTCAACTAAGCCGTTTTCTCGGGAGAACTAAGCTGTTAGCTGCGTACGAAAGACTTGCACCGTTTCGACGATGAAGTGTTCGGTACTGGCCGTTCCGCTCCTTTTGCTTGTTAGTGGCTGTTTCAGATTGTCTCAAGCCCAGCATGATCCAAACAATCTGTCCGATCGTCAAATCATGGTACATCTCTTCGAATGGAAATGGAATGATATTGCCGATGAGTGTGAACGCTTTCTCAGCAAAATGGGATTCGCAGGTTAGTACGAATCATCTCCCATTCTTTTAGATTTTCCTGCTGTAAACCAACAGTGTACCATTCAAATGAATGGCAGAAACTAATTTTGGTACTTTTTTCTGACAGGTGTTCAGGTACGAATTTGAATCTATAAGAACTAAAATATACTGTAAGGGATTTATAAAATGATTCATGAATCGGGAAAAAGGTTTCGCCGCCAACAGAGAACGTAGTTGCGTGGGAACCGACACCCGGAGTCAAACGTCCTTGGTGGGAACGCTACCAGCCCGTCTCTTACAAGCTGAACACCCGTAGTGGAACAGAACAGCAATTTCAGGACATGGTCAACCGATGCAACGCCGTTGGTGTTAGGTATGATCAACCCTTTTCTCAGATTTTGGCCCGTTTTTGTTAAACCTAGAGACCTTACCTAAGGATCTACTGTGACATGGTTTTGAATCACATGACCGGAGACTGGCCGTCGGGAACTCCCGCAACTGGAGGTTCCAGTTTCAACACTGGCTCTAAGGACTATCCTGCCGTCCCGTACTCGACCTACGATTTCAACGGACGTGACAAATGTTCCACTTCCTCTGGAAACATTGAAAACTACGGAGTAAGACATCAAAACAGATTCAATCTTCAAAATAAGAcgtaaaaatctttttttttaaacccaaTACTGTGTACAGGACGCAAATCAGGTACGCAACTGTCAACTGGTTGGCTTGAAAGATTTGAACCAAGGATCGGAATACGTCCGTGGGAAAATAATTGAGTTGCTGAATCGGTTAATCAGTTACGGCGTTGCGGGATTCAGgtacacatttttaaaaaaaacagcacACAGAACAAAACACGACATACTTTACAGTTTGCATGATCGATGGATTCGTTCCTTAGATTCGACGCTAGCAAACACATGTGGCCGGGTGATTTGAAAGCTATTGCCGATCGATTAAATAATTTACCTACCGACAAAGGTTTCCCAGCTGGGGCACGTGCTTTCATTTACCAAGAAGTCATCGATCTCGGCGGTGAGCCAATCACCGGTGCTGAATATGTCGGCATTGGTCGAGTCACTGAATTCAAATACGGCAAATTTCTCGGCGAAGCTTTCCGGGGTCGTAACCAACTGAAATACCTCAAGAACTTTGGTACGACGGTCTTGGTAAATTATTGACATTTTCTGCAAACGCtaataaaatttaattcttATTTAAAGGTGAGGGATGGGGAATGTTAGCGTCAGGCAATGCATTAGTTTTTATCGATAATCACGACAACCAACGAGGTCACGGTGCAGGCGGCGACATGATTCTGACATTCCGCGTACCTAAACTTTACAAGGTCTGTATGCTATAATGTGAATTAGAAAGATTGAAACAATTACATCATCTTCGAAACCTGAAACCCAACGTCCAGATGGCTGTTGCTTACATGTTGGCCTGGCCATACGGTTTTACCCGCGTCATGTCCAGCTACTATTGGGAACAAAACATCGTCAACGGGCAGGTAATTGTTGCATTTCACTCCACCGATATCTTCAGTTATCTTGATTTCTCTTCCTTGGAATCGTAGGATAAAAACGATTGGGTCGGACCACCTTCAGACTCCAACTGGAATATCATTACGCCAACGATCAACGCCGATGAAACTTGCGGCAGCGGATGGGTTTGCGAGCACAGGTGGAGGCAGATCTACAACATGGTCAAATTTCGTAACGTTGTTCATGGTAAGAGCAGCAACTTAATTATTggattaaaataaataacctTACACGAATTAATTATTTGGATTCAGGGACAACAATGAACGACTGGTGGGACAATGGCAACAACCAGATCGCTTTCTGTCGTGGCGGCAAGGGATTTATCGCCATCAACAACGATAATTACCCGCTTCAACAAAGTTTGCAGGTAGACATAATCTTCATCCAACGTACTACCACAAATTCAAACTGTGATGGCTGAAATTATTTCCGACAGACATGTCTTCCATCTGGAACGTACTGCGATGTCATCTCTGGTGATCTCGTGAATAACCAATGTACTGGCAAGTCCATCACGGTTGGGTCAGACGGCAAGGCCTTCATCAGCCTGTCAAACGCCGAAGATGACGGAGTCATTGCTTTCCATATCCAGGTTATTATTCATCCGCAATCAGCGTCATTCGTAGATTGAGTAAACGTTGACATTTCATTGTTTCTGTTTACCATAGTCTGCGATAGGATCGGGTAACCAAGCGACTACCACAGCCAGCCCTGGGGTCACTACACCTGCACCTTCATGCCGCAAAGTCTAAAAACGGAAAGGAATTATCTTAAATTtcattgatttctttttctgttttaataAACATTGCAATTCAGCCCAACAGtagattttaaaatgcacAGAAATGaagcaaaaattgaaataaaatgcTAAATTCAACGCTATTCAAGAATAGCGCATTTTAGTTGTTTAACTGAAAACAATGTAATACGGCTATTTTTACTTGCCTTTCCGGAGCAGCGAGGGGTTTGTTTTGAAAAGGGATGTGAgtagaaaaattcaaaatcatCTTAAGACATTTTTATACAATTAATATCGCAGTAATTTTGCGGAATAAAATTACGGGATGAAATCTACACGTTTGACATTTTCTTGTCAATGGTCGATGGAGCTGTCGGTCataactgttttttttatttttaatgtcTATTCAAATTGAACAACAAAGCCGTTACTATGGCAATACCTAATAAGCTAaactgattttttaaatagcaggTAAATGGATCTACTTGCACCTAGAGAAATTCAAACTGACGTACTGTTTCGTCGATGAATTTGTAAATGACCGTTTGGGCTTTAAAGGTCCAGCCAGGAGCAACAGCCCTTACATAAATAGCTGGACCGTCGTGAAACAGTCAAACGCGCTGCACAGAGCTATTGCATTTGACAATTATTCTTGATACAGACCAACACTGATGATGCAAATTCTCCACTTTTTCAATCTACTGCTGCTGGTGAACGCACATCAGCCCTTCATGAAATTCGGAATGCTCGAGGTATTTTTCTTCCTCTACGTTAATTTTTAGTTATGTAGCCCGTTATCTAGTCGGTTTGTTATTTATGCTCACCAAATGTTAACAGAAACCACCAATGTTTATGAGGAAAAACTCAACGGTTGCCGGCGATAATCTCTACGATGGGATTTGGATAGATATGATCGAATGGCTCTCACTGCATCTAAACTTTAAGTCATATCAGATACTCCAACTTGGCtataaaaatttcttttgataACATTATTCATTTACCATCATTAAAGGTACGAAATTATCTTCGTCAACAATGTTCTAGGTAGGCCCCAAACGCTAAATGGCAGTGGATCATGGAGCGGGGCCTCTGGCCGTCTTCTTCGTggagtaaaaaaatattaacaaatttactgtttcatttttacctACCGACAGGCCTTCACAGTATGTAAGTATTAATTAACGTTAACAAGGATTTCGACTTGCTGGGACCACCTGTCTTGATGTCGTTTGCACGGAATCGAGTCTTTCACTCGGTGGGCGTTGTCGAAGACGAGCAGAGCGCTCTTCTTACCCCCGCCTTAACAGAAATGAGTTCCATTCTGTCATCCATTAAACCTTTTCAACCTATGGTTCGCCTATAATACGCACCAACAacatataaaaatatttttctaatataaatttttgtgtctgaaaaaaaaaaaggtatggTTATTGATACTTATCTCCTTACTGTCGGCAGCCATCTGTTTTGCAGCATCTTCTCCATCCAATGATGATCGTTCTTTTTGGTACAAGAGGTTAAGGATTTCACGTATTGGTAATTATGTCTTCTATACGACAGCCATATTAACAAACCAAGGTATGATAATTTTACCCTCTTACCTTCACAAAATTTCGGTCACTATTTGtcaatgtttatttaaaaggCTCGGTGTTTGCTCTTCCcaaattcaaatcaaaattgCCTTTCCGATTGACGGCTGGTGTGTGGTGCCTCTTTGCCTTTGTTATGGTGAACGTGTACTGCAGTACGCTCACATCACATATTACAGCCCGTAAGATGAGCACCCCACCTGCTGGTTCTATAGAAGTTATGGAAGAAGGGGTCCTCTCTTACCTTGTAATAGACGACAGTTTCGGTCGCGAGCTTATCCTGGTTGATGacttgaaaaattaaattgaaattcatATACTAAACTTATCATTTCGCTTGAGAACAGGGTGCAACTAGCGGACCTCTGAAGAAACTGGGCGATGTATTTCGTCGTCATCCCGAAAATTTCGTTCCTGATCAAGAAACTGGGTTCCGCAAAGTTGCGTCAGGCTGTTGCGCCTTCAGCGATGTAATTTGCTGACCCATAAAATAAGATTTataaagaaattatttttatcttttctttgtttgtacAGTTCGTGAGCTATTTCAATTACCGTATCGGCAAGGATTTTCAAGAAACTGGAAAGTGTCGCGTCCACATGGGAAAATCCATTAAAGGCTATGGCTTTAATGGTTTGCTCATTAGAAAAGATAACAGTTACCGGGATACCATTAATCAAGGGTAAGATACTTGGCACTTGGAATATTATTACCATTCACCTTGATTTATGCacgatttaaaaatttcctcaTGTAGATTGCTGGAGTTGTACCAAACGGGCCTTGTTGACTACTGGCGTAAGAAACAGGCAGGCAGGGGATCTCCAGTTTGCCAGTCGCaatcgaaaaagaaatcaaaggtGTTACGTAGCTTGAATCTACGTCAAGACTTGATCACTGCATTTTTCATTCTTGGAATCGGAGTTTCTATATCTTTTATTGTCTTTTTGACCGAACAATATCGACGATTCAAATGCAAATATCGCTAacatctcttgctgcaaaaaaaatatttgtcatATTAAAAGGATTAAGCTTAGTAGGATTAGTTACAGCTTCTTGAAATATTTGGATAACAGCACATGCAGATGTATACGATTGACTCCATCATTTCTTGCAGCTTTTGTATTGTTTGCAAATTTAGTATGGGATCATTTTTATGGCTAAACAGATctgttttaaagaaatttgTAATTAGCTCTAGTAGATGTTTCTTGAATATGTAATAGCTGACTAGAAATAAACTTTATTAGCATCGTAAATTGTGtggcaaaacaaaagacgataCAGACCAGAACTAGGGCAGGTTTTCGATTCCAAGGTAAAGTTGACTGTAACATTACACAATAATCACAATATGTCTGCAAGACAAGCATCTTATGCAATCTTATGCATCTGTAACTATGTTTTCACAATCACGACCTCTGACTAACACGATTCTGAACAAGAGGGCAGGAAAGAATTGCAAGATTACAACGATTTCTTACGATATGACAGATTTCGGCTGCTTGGATCTTCTACGTTAACCAAAGCATAAATTGATAAAGGTACAGTGACATGAATGTTCCTAAAATTAAATTAGTCTTCGATCCTGCCAGGGATCGAACCTGGAATCTCTTGCTCCGTAGGCAAGCGCCTTATCCATTGGGCCACAGAACCACGTTAATTTCATTTGCTTTACAAATTAACTAACGACTTAGAAttttagaaaatcaaataaactttgGATTGATCTGTACCCCTTTATGTCTTGCTGCATCTTCAAGTGTTCAAAGATCTGAAACCTCTTGTATTTACTAAAGCCTTATCGCATTTAACGATAGCTGTACGTGTGATTCCTTTCTTTTCGGCAATATACCTGTACTTGCTTACTCTGTCAACAAGAGTAGTCTACTAACTTTCTGATCTCTTGCATTAGGTGATATTCAGCTAGTTACTTTTAAGATCCTTTAAATTATCCGATAAATATCAGAATACTCAGCTCGAATCGTAATCAAGTTGCGACTAGCGAGATTTATTGAGATTAAAACATTATAACTATAAAAGATTGCAATAATTACAATTTGATTACTACAACGATCCTGCCTGAATCGAACCTGGAATCTCTTGCTCCGTAGGCAAGCGCCTTATCCATTGGGCCACAGAACCACATTTGTTATATTTTCGTCATCTAAAAGATGCTGAGAAGAAACTTCAAGAATCTACAAATTCTGGAACAATCCTGAGCTTCTAGTT includes:
- the LOC116918468 gene encoding integrator complex subunit 11 → MTDIKVTPLGAGQDVGRSCILLQMGGKNIMLDCGMHMGYNDERRFPDFSYIADGNLTESLDCVIISHFHLDHCGALPFMTEMVGYSGPIYMTHPTKAIAPILLEDMRKVAVERKGETNFFTSAHIKDCMKKVIAVTLHQTVQVDSEIEIKAYYAGHVLGAAMFHVKVGNQSVVYTGDYNMTPDRHLGAAWIDKCRPNILISESTYATTIRDSKRCRERDFLKKVHDCVDRGGKVLIPVFALGRAQELCILLETYWERMNLKAPIYFAVGLTEKANNYYKMFITWTNQKIRKTFVQRNMFDFKHIRPFDKSYADTPGPMVVFATPGMLHAGLSLQLFKKWAPNENNMLIMPGYCVSGTVGAKVLSGAKKVETENRQVIEVKMSVQYMSFSAHADAKGIMQLIQYCEPQNVLLVHGEGVKMEFLKQKIQQEYGIDCYMPANGESAYIPCKPVVPVDVSLSLLKKEMALYDTVGAPDPKRPCRMHGVLVMKDNVLRLMEPEKAFGELGLNRHAIRFTSCLQLRLPGSASRAMDQIQLILNSQNTNYPVKPSEEGVLNLESVSIKMESTDKEDRKSMMISWALQDEDLATWIMSSLRQVIV
- the LOC116918471 gene encoding alpha-amylase A yields the protein MKCSVLAVPLLLLVSGCFRLSQAQHDPNNLSDRQIMVHLFEWKWNDIADECERFLSKMGFAGVQVSPPTENVVAWEPTPGVKRPWWERYQPVSYKLNTRSGTEQQFQDMVNRCNAVGVRIYCDMVLNHMTGDWPSGTPATGGSSFNTGSKDYPAVPYSTYDFNGRDKCSTSSGNIENYGDANQVRNCQLVGLKDLNQGSEYVRGKIIELLNRLISYGVAGFRFDASKHMWPGDLKAIADRLNNLPTDKGFPAGARAFIYQEVIDLGGEPITGAEYVGIGRVTEFKYGKFLGEAFRGRNQLKYLKNFGEGWGMLASGNALVFIDNHDNQRGHGAGGDMILTFRVPKLYKMAVAYMLAWPYGFTRVMSSYYWEQNIVNGQDKNDWVGPPSDSNWNIITPTINADETCGSGWVCEHRWRQIYNMVKFRNVVHGTTMNDWWDNGNNQIAFCRGGKGFIAINNDNYPLQQSLQTCLPSGTYCDVISGDLVNNQCTGKSITVGSDGKAFISLSNAEDDGVIAFHIQSAIGSGNQATTTASPGVTTPAPSCRKV
- the LOC116918444 gene encoding tRNA pseudouridine synthase A, yielding MQRYLIKFSYSGIRFRGLQRQPGEIFNGEFPCRASIQTIFEKALLRLRQYEKALETNIQFSSRTDQGVHSFCNIAHFDLSLQKDGSALSPHKLMKILNTYCEKSDISLSVNNVEAVPPTFHARYSSFYRHYLYRIAVTDKDVKAYPIVEWKKCYFIPKPFCLDNAVKACELFEGTKDFASFCHHFKQKPSGYPTIRTIDHFYIKPGRPLFDPVYDPLYSNIEFYDFHVKARSFMYKQTLTIRFPRMSNLRDLLKIKGKNLRRVTTRVTLPNGRVFQEGDGMTIESEKTHGFVVDNTPDLQLGQVENGIYIASQDVANDPELIHKHAITHVLNVAGCPSEKLPGLHYLDVYILDLPEEPLCHHFLPCFKFMDDALKTGCVLVHCNAGISRSPSIVVAYLMCRRQKSLSEALRQVKAARPKANPNVGFLQQLQKYEINIAGKADPSSAPIS
- the LOC116918472 gene encoding uncharacterized protein LOC116918472 codes for the protein MSFARNRVFHSVGVVEDEQSALLTPALTEMSSILSSIKPFQPMVWLLILISLLSAAICFAASSPSNDDRSFWYKRLRISRIGNYVFYTTAILTNQGSVFALPKFKSKLPFRLTAGVWCLFAFVMVNVYCSTLTSHITARKMSTPPAGSIEVMEEGVLSYLVIDDSFGRELILGATSGPLKKLGDVFRRHPENFVPDQETGFRKVASGCCAFSDFVSYFNYRIGKDFQETGKCRVHMGKSIKGYGFNGLLIRKDNSYRDTINQGLLELYQTGLVDYWRKKQAGRGSPVCQSQSKKKSKVLRSLNLRQDLITAFFILGIGVSISFIVFLTEQYRRFKCKYR